From the genome of Phoenix dactylifera cultivar Barhee BC4 chromosome 17, palm_55x_up_171113_PBpolish2nd_filt_p, whole genome shotgun sequence:
TAGATCAGAATCAGTTCAAAGTTATAGTTCCAAGTGGTGTTTTCTCATGATATTTTTGACATTGTGGATCCCACCTTGATATCGCATGTTGAATTGCTATCGTCATGCAAACTGATACAGGAAGAGGTTGGGACAGGAATTATACCACATGCAAGTCATATAGTAAAAAGTAACTTTGTAAAATCATTAGATCCCAATTATTACATTTTTCAGTTTATCAGTAGCATGGCAATAGGGCtaaaaaaattcaaagcatGAAGATTTTTTATGTTTTCATTCATGAACACAATAAGCCCATCAAAAGATACAATCTGTTATCCCAATTGTTTATGTATAAAAAGTCTCTTTTTGTATACTTTTTTGAAACATTGAAAGTTAGAAGTTCACATCCTATCCTGAGAAAGGTAAATATATCTCAGAGCTACAGAAATTCAGAGTGATTCTCACCTTTAGAACAATAAAAGATTTAACTACTGTTATAAAAGAGTGAAGAACACTATGAATTAGTAGGATTTCTTTCTGGGACCTGTTTGAGATGAGTTTACATTGCAGTTATTTGAAGTAGATGGATTatccctttttttattcttttatatGAATGTAGGTGTCCTATTCTGGGTAAAGCTAAATGTGAATTCCGATGAATTGTCGGTATCTTTTTGATTGAGAAAGATGAAAGTTTTCTCTCCAACTTATTATGTCACCAGTAAAATGAACATGAGAATAGTTTGGTGTTCAGATGTAGGAGAGTTCACAAAGTATTGCAAGATAATTATGCTTTCTTAACCTATCCATATGATTCAGTGATGCACGTCATGTGTAGTATCCATCTATCTTCAAGTTTCCAAACTGCATGCATGCTCTAGTCTAGTTTCAACCcaaataaattttcttttactaCCTGTGCGTTTGATCTAAGATTTCTTGTCTTATGTTTTCTGTGTCTTCCTcagtaaaaagaagaagaagaagaagaagaagaagaagaacaacaacaacaagaaCAAAGATGCAAGCAAACACAATTAATCTTTGCTCTTACAAGCAAACAATGTGCTCCTACAAAAGCTGTCTCACTTTGTCCATTATCTCCAGATTCTCCATCCTCTACCTTTTATTAGGCATAACCCTCTCCATGCAAACTAGTTAGGAGATTCCCATTCATTGGTTTTGGCAAAATTAGAAtgataaagagaaaaaaactaGCAGACATTGAACTCCAAAATCATTTTTTCTTCCGATCAAGAAGTGGTCCTGAGCTAGTGTGTCGACATGTATTAAAGCTACTTGTATATATTTTTCGACTTTTTCCAAAATAATTGTGACAGTTATTGCATTCTGATCGATGATGTATATCAAGAAGAATAAAAAGGTGGCCCCAGCTTCTGGGGTGCGCAGGGTCCCTTAATTTCCGAAGGATAGTGCCATTTTAGCTAAGAAAAATGTTGTTAGGAACCCAGTCCACATGGAGGCATGCATTCAAGCACCATTCTCTCTGTGACATCACTGTTGGGTTCAGGCTGGCGAGCACCAGACGTTGCTGTAGACATTGTATGAGCTCCTGTGCTCAGTGATAACTGGGTCAtgtgtcatgatctttaaggaTTTATCTCAGAATTTCTGATCCAAGAGgtagttaaaaatattaaattcttCTTATTTTTGGTAGTTGAAAGTGTGATTACAAGGCCAACAACTATTTGCTCTATTTCACTTTTCGAGGGCAACAAGTGAAATCTTGTAATAGTATGCTCTATTTCACTTTCCAATAAAAgtacttttcatcattttttgaCTGCACTACTTTGCTATATATCCGTGAAACATCTAGGATAATATCACTTTCTTTGTACTCATTTTGCTTCCCCATCCTCGGTTTTTCTTTATTGGGCTGCAGAAAAGGGCGATGAGCAAAGGAGGGGCAACGTACTTCAGTCTTCAGTATGGAATCCCCCAATTGTACAAAGTTACTGCTCCGAGGAGCCATCCAAGGTGCAACTCCTCCTGCTTTTTTTTTGCGGCTcattattttagaatttttacaTGAACAGATTATAAAATTGtgctaatatttttatatagtattttattttttaattttgttggcTATATTTATAAGGAGAAGGCGGAGAAGGTGGTGCAAACCCCTGATTGGTGCGAGCTTAAATGCTCTCGTAGTCTGGAgcttaaaaatatgaaatttgccTAAAAGGCCACCGACACCTAGGAATCGGGCCAACTCCTGGAATCCCACCAATCCTCTCATGCAGCCAATCTCTTCCTGCCGCGTAGGGGTGGAAAAGATCGGACGAAGTTGGTGCTCCATGTACCGAACGATGGTCCCCATTCCATGCACCAATTTAATCGTTTTCTTGCTGCGGTCAATTATTGATCATCATTGTCCAGTCAACCTCAAGCGCGTAGCCTTACGTGAAATCGTATCTCATAGCCTgtgctccaaaaaaaaaaaatcatatctcATAGTCAGACTGTCAGAGCTCGCTACACACTGCAGTCACTGCACCCATCAATCTTCTTTACAAATAAACATCCAATGAAATGGCAGGGATGCTTGTGACTGTCGAGTCACCCGCTCATCCACGTAGCTTCTACTTTTCTGCAGCTCAACAGTTCAAGAAGACAAATGAATGAAACATCATCTTCTCTCGCCGTCTATTATGTACTTATCCAGATAGAATTAAAGCCAACCAAGAGGAATTACATTAGGCACGCCATGTTTAACCTTTAATAAGATCACCGCTAGTATTCGACAGCagggaaaggaaagaagaagacacGCTTTAGATATGGAGAAGACATATATGGCAGGGGAGATGAATTGTATCAATAGATTTAAGGGTATCTTGGAATCAGCTCCGACACTCAGGCGTCAGGGAATGGTCCCTCTTGGGATCCCAGCAGTAGTTGTAGATCATGTAATGCTTCTGGGCCCACCGCATGGCCATGGTCTGCCGGGAGCTGAGCCCGACGCCGGACGGCGAGGAGCGCACCGGGCGGCAGCGGTGCGAGGCGTAAGCGGTGCAGCCACGGACGATGAACCGCGCGAACCTTGCGACGAATGGCTGGTAGCGGTAGTCGGCCTTGTATCTGCCGTCATCGGTGGCCCAGGAGGATGCATCCCAGATGGAGCCGTACAACCACAGTGGCCGGACAGGGAACGTGTAGACGCTCCTCCTCGGGTACCGGCGTATCGGTATATCATCTACAAAGAATCTGTCGGCAGCCGTATATATTAGTTTCATGCCATCACCTATAAATATAGTGCCCAACTTCAAATAAATAATAACTCTTTTTTGTATTGTTTTGATCAAATTCTGTAGTTCGATTTGAGAACCCTAAGCAATGTAATTGTCTTCGATTAAGGGTTCCCATGCAATTGTAATAAAATAGAATGCCTTATATCAATGTGATTTCTTTGGTATTAAGTACTCATTGTACAGAACATGGATGAAAAGCCCACTTGTAGGTGCCTTAAAAAGGCCTAGACCACTGTATGAAGCATCTAGGTAGGCCTCATTTATTACCCACTGTTAATGCCACACATGCATAGAGTTGCTATGTTCCTTagaaaccataaatttacaaggatGAATGATATCCACTGATTCATGCCCAACAGTTGCTTTGATCCAGATCTACAACTTTTGGCCAATGGATATCTTTGTTTAATTgatttcttatatatatatatactaataTCTACTGGCCAACTGTTGGACGTTTGATCAAAGCCACTGTGGGACATAAATCGGTATGTTGAAATAtttgaagagaaagaagaaaaaaaaaaaaaaaaagagaattatATTTCTGCCTGTATATTACAATGTACAGGAGCAATCTTTATATAGAATTAGAAGGCtgactaagtttggcacaatcaatatatcacaaatcaatcaagaTGAAATTTGGTAAGGCCAGCTATATTTGGCacaatcaattataaatcaatCCAGCTCCTAATCAATCATATGATTTTAACACAGTAAATCTATTAATATTAGAAATTAAGAACGCAAACTCAGTGGAAAGAAAATAATGCCATTTTTGTCTTGATGTGgtgaaatctttttaatatcttcTACTTGGATTGTGATGTCAAATTGGCTTCAATTATTGGATAGGGTAATAAGTTAGATCTTGCTATCCTTTCTCACTTGACATCGTTGCATTACTATACTAACTTCTGCAGCTTAATTTATAAGAACAAGCATCAATCTTATTTCCTAAGCCCAAAAGTTAAAAAGGGGAAGGAACTCCAATACATCCTGATGCCTTACATGATCTCTCTAGGACTCCAAAGTATGGCATAGTTGTGGAATCCGGCGGTCGGATCGAACCACAGATGAAACTTCATCTCCCTGCCGATGATCCTGCCATCTCCACTCCCCCTGATGTACACATTAGTCTGCAGGGTGTATGGCTCGCCGGGCATCGTCCCGAGGAACTCGATGTCGACCTCGTCATGGAAGCCCGGGTGCGCCTCATTGTTCGAAAGCTGGAATTCCACGACACATTAAAGAGGAACTATATAATTTAGCGACGATTGCATAAGATCCTAATGCAATGCACCAATGTTTATACTGATCACTGATCATAGAAAAAGCCTATGCTAACAaacagagatggtcacccatgTAATCAGTCTAATGTTCCTTACGTAGAAGGCAGTGATCACTCCTGCAGTGTAGCCACGCTGGAGCTTGATTGAAGTGCTAAAATATCCGTTCCGAAATGGGCGATTTGACTTAAATCCACTTCCTAATTTTGTCGAACATAAGATATAAGGTCATCAGGAATTGACAATAGATAGAGTGAAGTGTTGCTATAAATGGACTGCAGGCTCCAAAAGAGTTGATGGATGTAATACCTGAGTTCCTATCAAGCCAGATTGTGGCTGAGGACTGGTCTCTGGAGACGTACTGATGCTCAGGACCCCAAAGGTTGCTGAACCCATGATAAAACCTCAGAGGCTTAAACCTGTGGCTTGGGTAGTATCCAGGGGAGGGCTGAGCATTGCTCCCATGgagcaggaggaggagaagtgatgggaggaggaggaggagagccaTCAAGACTAGGGAAATGGGAAGGAAGAATGGTTAAATGCTGGAATGGAGGAAAGAATATGGGCTGCACAGATGGTATAAAATAGGAAGATCTAGGGGTCCTACCACTAGAAGGCTGATAAGAAGGGCAGTGATAAGAGGCTGTGGTTGGAAATGGAAATTATGAGGGCTTGGGTAGAAATGAAGGCAATAGGATCCAAGGCTCCTAGAGAACTCAGAGAAGTTTGGCGAGCAATGTGGTAAAAGCAAGGGCTGTTGTGCTCCCAACTCTCCATCATTTCTAGTTTTAACCTACCGGGCTACCCGGCCAGTTAATAGTTGCCctgcaacaaaaagaaaaggatgacAGTGAGGAGGGCCATGGGTGACTCCACATTGGGTTGCTAGCTTGTGGTGAAGTCCTGCAAAACTTATGCAACATTGATATCAGTCCAATCATTAAAGTGTGACTTGCTTGAGCTATCAGATTTTTCCTCTTACCACATTTCTCTTGTGGGCCAGGGTCTGTACCAGGGAGCACATCCCCCTCCAATCcatctctttgtttttttttctaactAGCCTTCAGtatttttcctcaaaaaaaactAGCCATGAGTCTTACAGAGGACAACCCGTTAGGTGTTTGACTGCCACGTAAAAAAATTGGAACAGTGACGGGGTTGCTTCCTTTTTGATGGCACCAAATTACGCTAAAGACAGCAGCCGAGACTATTGAAAATCCCGTAGTAAACGGGAGCGTTGTGTCTTGGCAGTGGTCCAGTCTCAAGTCTCAATTGAAATCAGAGTCTTAATAAGCTTTACTGCGTGGcaaataatattttggataaggcaAATCATAAATTCAACTTCTAGGCCAAAATTTGATCAGAAATTCATCCTCCGGCATGCATGCAGCTGAGGCATGTTTTGGATATCATGGAAGTAATTCGTAGCGTTCG
Proteins encoded in this window:
- the LOC103705508 gene encoding probable xyloglucan endotransglucosylase/hydrolase protein 32, whose amino-acid sequence is MALLLLLPSLLLLLLHGSNAQPSPGYYPSHRFKPLRFYHGFSNLWGPEHQYVSRDQSSATIWLDRNSGSGFKSNRPFRNGYFSTSIKLQRGYTAGVITAFYLSNNEAHPGFHDEVDIEFLGTMPGEPYTLQTNVYIRGSGDGRIIGREMKFHLWFDPTAGFHNYAILWSPREIIFFVDDIPIRRYPRRSVYTFPVRPLWLYGSIWDASSWATDDGRYKADYRYQPFVARFARFIVRGCTAYASHRCRPVRSSPSGVGLSSRQTMAMRWAQKHYMIYNYCWDPKRDHSLTPECRS